One Plasmodium cynomolgi strain B DNA, chromosome 12, whole genome shotgun sequence genomic region harbors:
- a CDS encoding CS domain protein (putative): MNSFGGMGGMPDMSQFGNMPGMGGMPGMGGMPGMGGMPGMGDLDFSKLGNMGDDMANFSGLGGMDQFKNMPNMNGMNDDDSSSYGDDTSDEDDDDEVDEEEEDEEDGDSKNDADKVHECKDAKCNMEKDGRHDEDAKIQDPIVEVQEPVA; this comes from the coding sequence ATGAATAGCTTTGGAGGTATGGGAGGTATGCCAGATATGAGTCAATTTGGAAACATGCCCGGAATGGGTGGTATGCCAGGAATGGGAGGTATGCCAGGAATGGGCGGTATGCCAGGAATGGGTGATCTGGATTTTAGTAAGCTAGGAAATATGGGTGATGATATGGCCAACTTTTCAGGACTAGGAGGAATGGATCAGTTTAAGAACATGCCTAATATGAATGGCATGAACGACGACGACTCCAGTTCGTATGGCGATGACACGAGtgatgaggatgatgatgatgaagttgatgaggaggaggaagacgaggaaGATGGTGATAGCAAAAATGATGCAGATAAAGTTCACGAGTGCAAGGACGCCAAGTGCAACATGGAGAAGGATGGTAGGCATGACGAAGATGCCAAAATTCAGGACCCAATAGTGGAGGTGCAGGAACCGGTAGCATAg
- a CDS encoding hypothetical protein (putative) encodes MENLLERHEEGNDSQMVGSSSQDVHTMKRNIEGGSNSKEGCEILPVGDNPMVIDTNLAYVRIGDSDGHLGKRKRGVIDGEYMEDIQGKYQEGSHVNSTDYLPNGDDDEMGDARRIMQIKGRRCAGKNPPCVNRGNPSKPIQFQEDNFDEENTLLEDGDEETELLMSNDQSNYGKYRDVDPDHLIYLYENENVGGLKSTEELAAGEGVAEATTEEAEGEAEGEGPVARYLDKHYKGQIIIDGKNEVDELLLATRMAYFDMASQNREGASELIKQNTSVDFQKADQGEGNESSVDSSEDEPFDRDEYVEQFRHFYDDSSVDDGEQPVCDPFVRFSGNPGECDKQKGQNADAHNANVHSEEGKGSQGYGDITKEIIQEMMSDDSEDGMVNSAKKGETNGETNGEPSGETPSENIASNTMMDKSAERVFPEETNQFSKQSRIRLMGAPESVKEDIPIEKIGKLIKLQDDVLTVHAFKCEFYLSVASVLCLQNRKIIGCIINVSSNETEVFYYARVLFPNVKNELTPNIDIYVDQKHALYINAGVNICSELFKVFKNPAIPFVFINYKDLYNIADSQLAESRNQNQEEGGDDTNKNALNCSKHNEHTISDWLRSISSSTSTQAGKNANKTWHRNVSSPNGTPYDNDIPHKNNNHREYMKTHGPPRRRGARNYANVSSRRSSSYRFKNLSYVNSVRANKMTNVHGNGSAGMHTRWGKSGAYVGAPIMNGNASYGGASGMGSSYNHEGAQNHGSGTPHEASISEMQSGYTTHSNVTNGDSIHYNVTNGDAIHYNATHPNATREQNAHPHRTYPPPFLPPQYNQQFASHDNPRTIMYSPFDERKSAYPGEATNDIHRGSLYSMHKTNYATNHATNRTNRYSYNRMKRGPRFSNIRIVNSNDRVPFKTEKK; translated from the exons ATGGAAAATCTTCTGGAAAGGCACGAGGAGGGAAATGACTCCCAAATGGTAGGCAGTAGCAGCCAGGACGTCCACACCATGAAGAGAAACATAGAGGGGGGAAGTAACTCCAAGGAGGGATGTGAAATTCTTCCAGTTGGTGACAACCCCATGGTGATAGACACTAATCTTGCGTATGTCAGAATTGGTGACAGCGATGGCCATTTGGGAAAGAGGAAGAGAGGGGTGATAGACGGGGAATATATGGAGGATATACAGGGGAAATACCAGGAGGGGTCCCACGTGAACAGTACGGATTATCTACCTAATGGTGATGACGACGAAATGGGTGACGCTAGAAGAATCatgcaaataaaaggaagaaggtgTGCAGGAAAAAATCCCCCCTGTGTGAACAGAGGCAATCCTAGCAAGCCTATCCAATTCCAGGAGGACAACTTCGACGAAGAGAACACCCTATTGGAGGATGGCGACGAGGAGACTGAACTGTTAATGAGCAACGACCAG AGTAATTATGGTAAGTATAGGGACGTGGATCCAGATCAcctaatttatttatatgaaaatgaaaatgtggGAGGTTTGAAAAGTACAGAAGAATTAGCGGCGGGAGAAGGGGTCGCCGAAGCAACGACagaggaagcagaaggagaagcagaaggagaaggtcCTGTTGCCAGATATTTAGACAAACACTATAAGGGACAAATAATCATCGATGGGAAAAACGAAGTGGACGAGCTCTTGCTCGCAACCAGAATGGCCTATTTCGACATGGCTAGCCAAAATAGAGAGGGTGCCTCTGAActgataaaacaaaacactTCTGTGGATTTTCAAAAAGCAGATCAGGGTGAGGGAAACGAATCGAGTGTCGACTCTTCCGAGGATGAGCCCTTCGACAGGGATGAATATGTTGAGcaatttcgccatttttatgatgaCAGTAGTGTGGATGACGGTGAACAACCCGTTTGCGATCCATTTGTGCGCTTTTCGGGGAACCCTGGAGAATGCGATAAGCAGAAGGGGCAAAACGCAGATGCGCACAACGCAAATGTGCACAGTGAGGAGGGAAAGGGCTCCCAGGGGTACGGGGACATCACGAAAGAAATCATCCAGGAGATGATGAGTGACGACTCAGAAGATGGAATGGTGAAcagcgcaaaaaagggggagaccAACGGGGAGACCAACGGGGAGCCTAGCGGAGAGACCCCTAGCGAAAATATAGCATCAAACACGATGATGGACAAATCAGCAGAGCGTGTCTTCCCGGAAGAAACAAACCAATTCAGCAAGCAAAGTAGAATAAGATTAATGGGAGCCCCCGAAAGTGTGAAAGAGGATATAccaatagaaaaaatagggaaattaataaaattacaagATGATGTATTGACTGTGCATGCATTTAAGTGTGAATTCTACTTAAGTGTTGCGTCTGTTTTGTGCCTTCAGAATCGAAAGATAATCGGGTGCATCATTAATGTCAGCTCCAACGAGACGGAGGTTTTCTACTACGCAAGAGTGCTCTTCCCAAATGTGAAAAACGAATTAACGCCCaatatagatatatatgTCGACCAAAAACATGCATTGTACATCAACGCGGGGGTAAACATATGCTCGGAATTGTTCAAAGTATTTAAAAACCCAGCCATAcctttcgtttttattaACTACAAAGATTTGTATAACATTGCCGACTCGCAGTTAGCTGAGAGTAGAAACCAAAACcaggaagaagggggggatGATACTAATAAGAATGCATTGAACTGTAGCAAACATAATGAGCATACCATTTCCGATTGGCTACGTAGCATTTCATCGTCAACCAGCACACAggcaggaaaaaatgcaaacaaaaCTTGGCACAGAAATGTATCTTCTCCAAATGGTACCCCCTACGATAACGATATCcctcataaaaataacaaccaTCGAGAGTATATGAAAACGCACGGTCCTCCCAGACGCAGAGGTGCGCGCAACTATGCCAATGTATCATCTCGCCGCTCTTCAAGTTATAGGTTTAAAAACTTGAGTTACGTAAATTCTGTCCGAGCTAACAAAATGACCAATGTGCATGGTAATGGCTCGGCTGGTATGCATACGCGTTGGGGAAAAAGTGGTGCCTATGTTGGAGCGCCCATCATGAATGGAAATGCGTCTTACGGTGGTGCCAGCGGTATGGGCAGCTCCTACAACCATGAGGGTGCCCAGAACCACGGAAGTGGCACGCCCCACGAAGCCTCCATTTCGGAGATGCAAAGTGGCTACACCACACACTCCAACGTTACAAATGGCGACTCTATACACTACAACGTTACAAATGGCGACGCTATACACTACAACGCTACGCACCCAAACGCGACTCGCGAGCAGAATGCACACCCCCACCGGACGTACCCCCCTCCGTTTTTGCCCCCCCAATATAATCAACAATTTGCAAGCCACGACAACCCCAGGACGATCATGTATAGCCCATTTGACGAAAGGAAAAGTGCCTACCCCGGTGAAGCCACAAATGACATCCATCGTGGGTCCCTGTACAGCATGCACAAGACAAATTACGCGACAAATCACGCGACAAATCGTACGAATAGATACTCATACAACAGAATGAAAAGGGGCCCTCGGTTCAGTAACATTAGGATTGTGAACTCAAATGACCGGGTCCCCttcaaaacggaaaaaaaataa
- a CDS encoding glucose-6-phosphate 1-dehydrogenase (putative), producing MDCQALAKSLEQMNYLHNVKYLEAKDLTDFNQKSAYYICQQIAEKQLSNEGGYVVIGLSGGKTPIDVYKNMALVKDIKIDTSKLIFFIIDERYKSCDHKFSNYNNIKFLFDNLKINEKEQLYMPDTSKNIVDCVRDYNEKIKNMLKKYNKVDIAILGMGSDFHIASLFPNIFFNIYMNNYQNSYIYNESSIKLVNNNDNNDNDNLKLLKEYVYFTTTNNFDVRKRITVSLDLLGNASSKIFLLNSREKLDLWKNMLLKSYVDVNYCLYPAVYLIDSMNTTVVTCGYTNYPQILEDIYVSSNSLSVHSPSPNKREFLTFIIFGCSGDLAKKKIYPAIFKLFCNKRLPKDLLIVGFARTAQSFDTFFDKIVGYLKRCLHSYEDLSLSQKKDLLNCFKNKCRYYIGDYSSSESFEKFNKYLTQLERENIVNIVGTSTTICGESLGNESLVNDADSMELHADESIRAKGTDTATPGKAHGGANGLAIPMQSKPSNKDDTSDEGHSSTKYPFAINRILYLALPPHIFVSTLKNYKKNCLNRNGTDKILLEKPFGKDLQSFKVLSKQILENFNEEYIYRIDHYLGKDMVSGLLKLKFTNTFLLSLMNRHFIKCIKVTLKETKGVYGRGQYFDPYGIIRDVMQNHMLQLLALITMEDPIDLNDESVKNEKIKILKCIPSIKLDETIIGQYVKSENYQEEKNLSSPHADDNPIDESKRNHSYHDDPHIDSNSITPTFCTCILYINSINWYGVPIIFKAGKGLNKDICEIRIQFHNIMGSSDESMYNNEFVIILQPVEVIYLKMMIKKTGSEEMEEVQLNLTLNDKNKKNYVPEAYETLLLECFKGFKKKFISDEELYESWRIFTPLLNELREKKVQPLKYPFGSSGPKEVYDLVKKYYNYGKNYANTPTFVRKSSFYEDDLLDIN from the coding sequence ATGGACTGCCAGGCCCTCGCGAAAAGTTTGGAGCAGATGAACTACCTGCACAATGTGAAGTACCTGGAAGCGAAGGACCTAACCGATTTTAACCAAAAAAGCGCATACTACATCTGTCAGCAGATTGCAGAAAAGCAGCTAAGCAATGAGGGGGGATATGTTGTGATAGGGCTCTCTGGGGGAAAAACACCCATTGatgtgtataaaaatatggccCTAGTTAAGGACATAAAAATAGACACCAGCAAATTGATATTCTTCATTATTGATGAAAGGTACAAAAGCTGCGATCACAAGTTTAGTAattacaataatataaaattcttATTTGAcaacttaaaaataaatgagaagGAGCAGTTGTACATGCCAGACACTTCAAAGAACATCGTGGACTGTGTAAGGGACTACaatgaaaagataaaaaatatgttgaaGAAGTATAATAAAGTAGACATTGCTATATTAGGCATGGGGAGCGATTTTCACATAGCTAGTTTATTtccaaacatttttttcaatatctATATGAACAATTACCAGAATAGCTATATTTACAATGAGTCTTCTATCAAACTGGTAAACAATAACGACAACAATGACAACGATAATTTGAAGCTACTGAAGGAGTATGTGTACTTTACAACAACCAACAATTTCGATGTGAGGAAAAGAATTACCGTCTCGTTAGATTTACTGGGAAATGCATCCAGCAAGATATTTTTACTAAATTCTAGGGAGAAGTTGGACCtatggaaaaatatgttgCTAAAATCTTATGTAGATGTGAATTATTGTCTCTACCCCGCTGTATACCTAATCGATAGTATGAACACCACGGTGGTGACTTGTGGATATACAAACTATCCACAGATATTGGAAGATATTTATGTGTCCAGTAATTCTTTGTCGGTGCATTCGCCTAGCCCAAATAAGAGGGAATTCCTAacgtttataatttttggaTGCTCAGGAGATTtagcgaaaaagaaaatttacccTGCGATTTTTAAACTGTTCTGTAATAAGCGCTTACCAAAGGATTTGTTAATTGTCGGATTTGCAAGAACAGCACAAAGTTTTGATACCTTCTTCGATAAAATTGTTGGATACTTGAAGAGGTGCCTGCACAGTTATGAGGATTTGTCTCTTAGCCAGAAGAAGGACTTGCTAAATTGCTTCAAAAATAAGTGCAGGTACTACATCGGGGACTACTCTAGCTCGGAAAGCTTTGAGAAGTTTAACAAGTACTTGACACAGCTGGAGAGGGAGAACATAGTCAACATAGTCGGCACCTCAACCACCATATGTGGGGAGTCCTTGGGGAACGAATCCCTTGTGAACGACGCGGATAGCATGGAACTCCACGCAGATGAGTCCATTCGCGCGAAAGGGACCGATACCGCTACCCCTGGGAAGGCCCACGGAGGAGCAAATGGACTAGCCATACCCATGCAGAGCAAACCCTCAAACAAGGATGACACATCGGACGAAGGGCACTCCAGCACGAAGTACCCATTCGCCATAAACAGAATACTCTACCTGGCATTGCCCCCACATATATTCGTAAGTACCTtaaagaattacaaaaaaaattgcctcaACAGAAATGGTACGGacaaaatattattagaAAAGCCATTTGGAAAGGACTTGCAATCATTTAAAGTGTTGTCAAAACAAATTCTGGAAAATTTTAACGAAGAGTATATATACAGAATAGATCACTACTTGGGTAAGGACATGGTGTCAGGGTTActgaaattaaaatttaccAATACTTTTCTGCTCTCTCTCATGAATAGGCACTTCATCAAGTGTATAAAGGTTACCTTGAAGGAAACAAAAGGAGTGTACGGTAGGGGACAATACTTCGACCCCTATGGAATCATCCGAGATGTGATGCAGAATCATATGCTGCAGTTGTTGGCCTTAATAACGATGGAAGATCCAATCGACTTAAATGACGAATcggtaaaaaatgaaaaaataaaaatattgaaatgCATTCCATCCATCAAATTAGATGAAACAATAATTGGACAGTATGTCAAATCGGAGAACTAccaagaggagaaaaacttATCTTCCCCTCATGCTGATGATAACCCTATTGATGAGTCCAAGCGGAACCATAGCTACCATGACGATCCTCACATAGACTCCAACTCAATTACACCAACCTTCTGTACTTGCATTTTATACATCAATTCAATAAATTGGTATGGAGTACCCATCATATTCAAAGCAGGAAAAGGACTAAATAAAGACATTTGCGAAATCCGCATACAATTTCATAACATCATGGGATCCTCCGATGAAAGCATGTACAACAACGAATTTGTGATTATCCTCCAGCCCGTTGAAGTTATCTActtaaaaatgatgataaaaaaaactggcagtgaagaaatggaagaagttCAACTAAATTTAACtcttaatgataaaaataaaaaaaattatgttccAGAAGCGTACGAAACATTGTTGCTGGAATGCTTTAAAGggtttaagaaaaaatttatttctgaTGAGGAGCTATATGAATCGTGGAGAATTTTCACTCCTCTTCTGAATGAACTGCGAGAAAAGAAAGTGCAGCCTTTGAAATACCCCTTCGGCTCCTCGGGGCCCAAGGAGGTGTACGACCTGGTCAAGAAGTACTACAACTATGGCAAGAACTACGCCAATACACCTACCTTCGTCCGCAAGTCCTCCTTTTACGAGGACGACTTGTTGGACATAAACTGA